A window of Pseudodesulfovibrio hydrargyri contains these coding sequences:
- a CDS encoding C45 family autoproteolytic acyltransferase/hydolase, whose product MSTIPVIELSGTPFEMGRAHGRALRYLIVDFVESVTSVHRMNNAFISVDKDRLETFCMKNLGFLEKFSPDLVEEMRGIAEGAGVTFREILYLNSFLELEDLRAPGIGGTVLPDGLWGCTTFNVTREAGEGGRAYIGQTYDMEKYYEKFLCLLRILPESGPAQLVVSFAGILGLNGMNSAGVGAVINKVTATDARPGVVYPFIMRKALVSERIGDALGAAIFSPRAGGINYQFAGGGAAFCAETSAAYYQLLDIDGSIAHTNHFVGRDMRRFETPNWLSHGGSMVRKQVADNFLKKHRGALNLEKLKELTRDHTNHPRCICAHGFPGEDPKTAFHTVFAVIMDPEAGWLELCPGNPCENTYERHVL is encoded by the coding sequence ATGAGCACCATTCCCGTCATAGAACTGTCCGGCACCCCCTTTGAGATGGGCCGCGCCCACGGCCGGGCTCTCAGGTACCTGATCGTCGATTTCGTGGAGTCCGTGACCTCGGTCCACCGGATGAACAACGCGTTCATCTCCGTGGACAAGGACCGGCTTGAAACCTTTTGTATGAAGAACCTCGGCTTTCTCGAGAAGTTCTCCCCGGACCTGGTGGAGGAGATGCGCGGCATCGCCGAGGGCGCGGGCGTGACCTTCAGGGAGATCCTCTACCTCAACTCATTCCTGGAGCTGGAGGACCTGCGCGCGCCCGGCATCGGCGGCACGGTCCTGCCCGACGGGCTGTGGGGCTGCACCACCTTCAACGTCACCAGAGAGGCGGGGGAGGGGGGCCGGGCCTACATCGGCCAGACCTACGACATGGAGAAGTACTACGAGAAGTTTCTCTGCCTGCTGCGCATCCTCCCGGAGAGCGGCCCGGCCCAGCTGGTGGTCTCGTTCGCGGGCATTCTCGGCCTGAACGGCATGAACTCGGCGGGCGTGGGCGCGGTCATCAACAAGGTCACGGCCACGGACGCCCGGCCCGGCGTGGTCTATCCGTTCATCATGCGCAAGGCGCTGGTCAGCGAGCGCATCGGCGACGCCCTGGGCGCGGCCATCTTCTCGCCGCGCGCGGGCGGCATCAACTACCAGTTCGCGGGCGGCGGCGCGGCCTTCTGCGCCGAGACCTCGGCGGCCTATTACCAACTCCTCGACATCGACGGGAGCATCGCCCACACCAACCACTTCGTGGGCCGGGACATGCGCCGCTTCGAGACCCCCAACTGGCTCTCCCACGGCGGGTCCATGGTGCGCAAACAGGTGGCCGACAACTTCCTGAAAAAACATCGCGGCGCGCTGAACCTCGAGAAGCTCAAGGAACTCACCAGGGACCATACCAACCATCCCCGGTGCATCTGCGCCCACGGGTTCCCCGGCGAGGACCCGAAAACGGCCTTCCATACCGTGTTCGCCGTGATCATGGACCCGGAAGCGGGGTGGCTGGAGCTGTGCCCCGGCAACCCCTGCGAGAATACCTATGAGCGCCACGTTCTCTGA
- a CDS encoding ABC transporter substrate-binding protein codes for MEMNPKLEKTLQEYEAGGMTRRSFLKTMTTLGVAAAVANAVALSPLGAVKAFAAINGPEERAWALAKVAAAKATKKSLTLLIPTGSIGNMTPYVDKWKNELGITLEFIEEPDEVVHTKGMQEAVAKTGRYDVMMPTAMSYPDWIDSGVIYDLTDWTEKHDPELFNKEYGVVFPASHHAQLYNGRVAGLLCDGDQITLLCRKDYLENPAKAKAFEDKFGRKLAVPDTWKEYRELAEFMHDPANGFYGSLEYRSPYYVKWMFMQRLVSKGVLYFDGEMNPTFNSDTGVQVLEEMLEMNQFLHPDAFSFTWSSNYNAFGRGEGFMNIVWPSGFKYSMAPSTGPATTGNIAATVMPADFTKDGSKLYAGMFCWGYGYAVSKYSANPELAYAYAQWMTSPTISADAIPYLGGYSDPYRVNHMLKPTKRLVDTYTLPYLDTLYHNIVNTVPDFCIPGGFEYQDALDKEVHACMTGSKDPKEALSQAAHKFERITRRIGKDKVKKAWIALTSNLAAPIKKAAGVDQWS; via the coding sequence ATGGAAATGAACCCGAAGCTGGAGAAAACCCTGCAGGAATACGAGGCCGGCGGCATGACCCGCCGTTCGTTCCTCAAGACCATGACCACCCTGGGTGTGGCCGCGGCCGTGGCCAACGCCGTGGCCCTGTCGCCGTTGGGCGCGGTCAAGGCGTTCGCGGCCATCAACGGCCCCGAGGAGCGCGCCTGGGCGCTGGCCAAGGTGGCCGCGGCCAAGGCCACCAAGAAGAGCCTGACCCTGCTCATCCCCACCGGTTCCATCGGCAACATGACCCCGTACGTGGACAAGTGGAAGAACGAGCTCGGCATCACCCTGGAATTCATCGAGGAACCGGACGAGGTCGTCCACACCAAGGGCATGCAGGAGGCCGTGGCCAAGACCGGGCGTTACGACGTCATGATGCCCACGGCCATGTCCTACCCGGACTGGATCGACTCCGGCGTCATCTACGACCTGACCGACTGGACCGAGAAGCACGACCCCGAGCTGTTCAACAAGGAATACGGCGTGGTCTTCCCGGCCTCGCACCACGCCCAGCTGTACAACGGCCGGGTGGCCGGCCTGTTGTGCGACGGCGACCAGATCACCCTGCTGTGCCGCAAGGACTACCTGGAGAACCCGGCCAAGGCCAAGGCCTTCGAGGACAAGTTCGGGCGCAAGCTGGCCGTGCCCGACACCTGGAAGGAGTATCGCGAACTGGCCGAGTTCATGCATGATCCGGCCAACGGTTTCTACGGCTCCCTGGAATACCGCTCCCCGTACTACGTCAAGTGGATGTTCATGCAGCGCCTCGTGTCCAAGGGCGTGCTCTACTTCGACGGCGAGATGAATCCGACCTTCAACTCCGACACCGGCGTGCAGGTCCTGGAAGAGATGCTCGAGATGAACCAGTTCCTGCATCCCGACGCCTTTTCCTTCACCTGGTCCTCCAACTACAACGCGTTCGGCCGGGGCGAAGGGTTCATGAACATCGTCTGGCCGTCCGGCTTCAAGTACTCCATGGCCCCGTCCACCGGCCCGGCCACCACCGGCAACATCGCGGCCACGGTCATGCCCGCCGACTTCACCAAGGACGGCTCCAAGCTGTACGCGGGCATGTTCTGCTGGGGCTACGGCTACGCGGTCTCCAAGTACTCGGCCAACCCCGAGCTGGCCTACGCCTACGCCCAGTGGATGACCTCCCCGACCATCTCGGCCGACGCCATCCCGTACCTTGGCGGCTATTCCGATCCGTACCGGGTCAACCACATGCTCAAGCCGACCAAGCGGCTGGTCGACACCTACACCCTGCCGTACCTGGACACCCTGTACCACAACATCGTGAACACGGTTCCGGACTTCTGCATCCCCGGCGGTTTCGAGTACCAGGACGCCCTGGACAAGGAAGTGCACGCCTGCATGACCGGCTCCAAGGATCCCAAGGAGGCCCTGTCCCAGGCCGCGCACAAGTTCGAGCGCATCACCCGCCGCATCGGCAAGGACAAGGTCAAGAAGGCCTGGATCGCCCTGACCAGCAACCTGGCCGCCCCCATCAAGAAAGCCGCCGGCGTGGACCAGTGGTCCTGA
- a CDS encoding carbohydrate ABC transporter permease, protein MTQTAIGTSSNRKGLGNKAIARIFTVPGQVVSLLVLVMPLLVALYMSFTDWSPTRGSLFDASFVAFDNYSELLIWDTRFIYAVIRTLLISGICLCLEFTFGLGLAVLFMRRFRGKSVLFSAFLTPMMILPVVVGYIFWMLFQSNGPINQMLEFAFGAQATLDWFRSAGPAIVAVIATEVWHWTPLFFLILLSGLNSVPENPVRAAVILGANPRQVFWRVVMPTLKPVIIVAFVIRAMEVIKLFDEVYMLTRGGPGSSTETISLYIYKLAFNDFQLAYGAAAAFLVLVGSLLLVHMLLAPVRNQLLEGDK, encoded by the coding sequence GTGACACAGACAGCTATCGGCACTTCGTCAAACCGCAAGGGACTCGGCAACAAGGCCATCGCCCGCATCTTTACGGTGCCGGGGCAGGTGGTCTCCCTCCTGGTCCTCGTCATGCCGCTCCTGGTGGCATTGTACATGAGCTTCACGGACTGGTCCCCCACGCGAGGCTCCCTGTTCGACGCCTCCTTCGTGGCCTTCGACAACTATTCGGAACTGCTCATCTGGGACACCCGGTTCATCTATGCGGTCATCCGCACCCTGCTCATCTCCGGCATCTGCCTGTGCCTGGAGTTTACCTTCGGGCTGGGGCTGGCCGTGCTCTTCATGCGCCGCTTCCGGGGTAAATCGGTCCTGTTCTCGGCCTTTCTCACGCCGATGATGATCCTGCCCGTGGTGGTCGGCTACATCTTCTGGATGCTCTTCCAGTCCAACGGGCCCATCAACCAGATGCTCGAATTCGCCTTCGGGGCCCAGGCCACCCTGGACTGGTTCCGCTCGGCCGGGCCCGCGATCGTCGCGGTCATCGCCACCGAGGTCTGGCACTGGACGCCGCTCTTCTTCCTGATCCTGCTCTCAGGGCTCAACTCCGTGCCCGAGAACCCTGTGCGCGCGGCCGTCATCCTCGGGGCCAACCCCCGCCAGGTTTTTTGGCGGGTGGTCATGCCCACGCTCAAGCCGGTCATCATCGTGGCCTTCGTCATCCGGGCCATGGAGGTCATCAAGCTCTTCGACGAGGTCTACATGCTCACGCGGGGCGGCCCCGGCTCCTCCACCGAGACCATCAGCCTGTACATCTACAAGCTGGCCTTCAACGATTTCCAGCTCGCCTACGGCGCGGCCGCGGCCTTCCTGGTCCTGGTGGGATCGCTCCTGCTGGTCCACATGCTGCTCGCCCCGGTGCGCAATCAGCTCCTGGAGGGCGACAAGTAA
- a CDS encoding carbohydrate ABC transporter permease has translation MQDKKLTPVQTVIMAVSLVVVLFPVFWILMTAIKPPTDWNASPAIWIPSEPTFVNFQTLFDPEALGKYGVGGVSQPATKAVFGSLLATVVSTTLSVIIGLFSAIGISRYGNNSKSTPLIILSGRMFPPAAIAVPFVIIFSNIGLIDSYTGLIAIYVAVTLPFSTWMLKSFVDDLPREIEEAAMIDGRGKLAAHLTVTIPLIRGGLFATTMFIFILNWSEFMFALVLSYSNISTIPVQLAKYVTATAGTLYGVQAALAVLAMIPLVIVGYLIQGHLARGMTFGAIKQ, from the coding sequence ATGCAAGACAAGAAACTCACCCCCGTGCAGACCGTGATCATGGCCGTGTCCCTGGTCGTGGTCCTGTTCCCGGTCTTCTGGATCCTGATGACGGCCATCAAGCCGCCCACGGACTGGAACGCCTCCCCGGCCATCTGGATCCCGTCCGAGCCGACCTTCGTCAACTTCCAGACCCTGTTCGACCCCGAGGCGCTGGGCAAGTACGGCGTGGGCGGCGTGAGCCAGCCCGCCACCAAGGCGGTCTTCGGCTCGCTGCTCGCGACCGTCGTCTCCACGACACTGTCCGTGATCATCGGGCTCTTCTCGGCCATCGGCATCTCGCGCTACGGGAACAACTCCAAGTCCACGCCGCTGATAATCCTGTCCGGGCGAATGTTCCCGCCCGCGGCCATCGCCGTGCCGTTCGTGATCATCTTCTCGAACATCGGGCTCATCGACAGCTACACCGGGCTCATCGCCATCTACGTGGCGGTCACGCTGCCGTTCTCCACCTGGATGCTCAAGTCTTTCGTGGACGACCTGCCGCGCGAGATCGAGGAGGCGGCCATGATCGACGGGCGCGGCAAGCTGGCCGCGCACCTGACCGTGACCATCCCGTTGATCCGGGGCGGGCTGTTCGCCACGACCATGTTCATCTTCATCCTCAACTGGTCGGAGTTCATGTTCGCCCTGGTCCTGTCCTACTCGAACATCTCGACCATCCCGGTCCAGCTCGCCAAGTACGTCACGGCCACGGCCGGGACCCTGTACGGCGTGCAGGCCGCCCTGGCCGTGCTGGCCATGATTCCCCTGGTCATCGTCGGCTATCTCATCCAAGGCCACCTCGCCCGTGGCATGACATTCGGAGCGATCAAGCAATGA
- a CDS encoding ABC transporter ATP-binding protein — translation MSRPKLELVQLRKEYSDGNVVAVDDIDLAVEAGETVALLGSSGCGKSTTLNMIVGLEQPTGGDIQIDGATVVNTPAGNRNVGLVFQDYAVFTHMTVRKNLAFGLEVRGKYVLEINRAVEGVAELLGMKDKLDVGVRELGGSELQRVAIGRTLVTKPEILLLDEPLSNLEAEARLAMRRELRRLQSEIGLTIIYVTHDQVEALSLADRIAVMNAGHILQVEETSTIFARPDHTFVAGFLGSPPMNLLRGRFAIEGGAVRFRKDGFSLAMGESGDGPAPAGFYTMGVRPEALSLSGSSAPAITGRVRNVEPRGPEMVVTVETGNEALTLVAPPSDSLRAGDPVGLDIDFDSLVFFGGDSNRREEIAVAGRVY, via the coding sequence ATGAGCAGACCCAAATTGGAACTGGTGCAGCTGCGCAAGGAATATTCCGACGGCAACGTCGTCGCCGTGGACGACATCGACCTGGCCGTGGAGGCCGGGGAGACCGTGGCCCTGCTGGGCTCATCCGGCTGCGGCAAGTCCACCACCCTGAACATGATCGTCGGCCTGGAGCAGCCCACCGGCGGCGACATCCAGATCGACGGGGCCACCGTGGTCAACACCCCGGCGGGCAATCGCAACGTGGGCCTGGTCTTCCAGGACTACGCGGTCTTCACCCACATGACCGTGCGCAAGAACCTGGCCTTCGGCCTGGAGGTGCGCGGCAAGTACGTGCTCGAGATCAACCGGGCCGTGGAGGGCGTGGCCGAACTGCTCGGCATGAAGGACAAGCTCGACGTCGGCGTGCGCGAACTGGGCGGCTCGGAACTCCAGCGCGTGGCCATCGGCCGCACCCTGGTGACCAAACCGGAGATACTGCTCCTGGACGAGCCCTTGTCCAACCTGGAGGCCGAGGCGAGGCTGGCCATGCGCCGCGAGCTCAGACGGCTCCAGAGCGAGATCGGCCTGACCATCATTTACGTGACCCACGACCAAGTGGAGGCGCTGTCGCTCGCCGACCGCATCGCGGTCATGAACGCGGGCCATATCCTTCAGGTGGAGGAGACCTCGACCATCTTCGCCCGGCCGGACCATACCTTCGTGGCCGGGTTTCTGGGCTCGCCGCCCATGAACCTGCTGCGTGGCAGGTTCGCGATCGAGGGCGGGGCCGTCCGGTTCCGCAAGGACGGCTTCTCCCTGGCCATGGGCGAGAGCGGGGACGGCCCGGCTCCCGCCGGATTCTACACCATGGGCGTGCGGCCCGAGGCCCTGAGCCTCTCGGGTTCGTCCGCGCCCGCCATCACCGGCCGGGTCCGCAACGTGGAGCCGCGCGGCCCGGAGATGGTCGTTACCGTGGAAACGGGCAACGAGGCGCTGACCCTGGTCGCGCCGCCCTCGGATTCCCTGCGCGCGGGCGATCCCGTGGGATTGGACATCGACTTCGACTCCCTGGTCTTTTTCGGCGGGGACAGCAACCGCCGCGAGGAGATCGCCGTGGCCGGGAGGGTTTACTGA
- a CDS encoding ABC transporter ATP-binding protein, whose amino-acid sequence MTTANTGGQTPVLHLKSVSKRFRDNQALSGVDFTVPEASLTVILGPAGAGKTTALRIIAGLETPEEGSVLLGGADVGQWEPRDRNVAMIFDNLALYPNKSGFDNIASPLVIRKEPEAGIKERVEAIAKTLQITHVLGRLPKTMSGGEKQRVALGRALIRTPQLFLLDEPLSSLDAKLRIELRAELRRMQREQGYTFLMATPDYHEAMAIADTVIMLSRGRVVQVDAPQTVYDLPADRETACFVGAPQINLFEGVFDEATGSVRIAAAGVSLPAPAHLAGPLKGKGAGFELGIRPENLVLTSPEDAPAVGELVDIEPLGPKSVATVRVKDAEFRVLIDSRDVPGLALREPIGVTPVRDERMVAFDLGTGLRLRA is encoded by the coding sequence ATGACGACCGCCAACACCGGGGGACAGACCCCCGTTCTGCACCTGAAGTCCGTTTCCAAGCGGTTTCGGGACAACCAGGCCCTGAGCGGGGTGGACTTCACCGTGCCCGAAGCCTCCCTTACCGTCATCCTCGGACCGGCCGGGGCGGGCAAGACCACGGCCCTGCGCATCATCGCCGGGCTCGAAACGCCGGAAGAGGGGAGCGTGCTCCTGGGCGGCGCCGACGTGGGCCAGTGGGAACCGCGCGACCGCAACGTGGCCATGATCTTCGACAACCTGGCGCTCTATCCGAACAAGAGCGGTTTTGACAACATCGCCTCGCCCCTGGTCATCCGCAAGGAGCCGGAGGCCGGGATCAAGGAGCGCGTGGAAGCCATCGCCAAGACGTTGCAGATCACCCACGTGCTCGGGCGGCTGCCCAAGACCATGTCCGGCGGCGAGAAGCAGCGCGTGGCCCTGGGGAGGGCGCTCATCCGCACGCCCCAGCTCTTCCTGCTCGACGAGCCCCTGTCCAGCCTGGACGCCAAGCTGCGCATCGAACTGCGCGCCGAACTGCGGCGCATGCAGCGCGAGCAGGGGTACACCTTCCTGATGGCCACGCCCGACTACCACGAGGCCATGGCCATCGCCGACACGGTCATCATGCTCAGCCGGGGCAGGGTGGTCCAGGTGGACGCGCCCCAGACGGTCTACGACCTGCCCGCCGACCGCGAGACCGCCTGTTTCGTGGGCGCGCCCCAAATCAACCTGTTCGAGGGCGTCTTTGACGAGGCCACGGGCTCGGTCCGCATCGCGGCGGCCGGGGTGTCCCTGCCCGCGCCCGCCCATCTGGCCGGTCCGCTCAAGGGCAAGGGCGCCGGGTTTGAGCTGGGCATCCGCCCGGAGAATCTGGTTCTGACCTCGCCGGAGGACGCTCCGGCCGTCGGCGAACTGGTGGACATCGAGCCGCTCGGGCCCAAGTCCGTTGCCACGGTGCGGGTCAAGGACGCCGAGTTCCGCGTGCTCATCGACAGCCGCGACGTGCCCGGCCTGGCCCTGCGCGAGCCCATCGGCGTGACTCCGGTGCGCGACGAGCGCATGGTCGCCTTCGATCTCGGGACAGGATTGCGGCTGCGGGCATGA
- a CDS encoding radical SAM protein, producing the protein MINIFVTYRCNLACSYCFARELHAEYPEDLTEADFDRLLEWMERAQLPAAAFIGGEPTLHPLLAYMIERTAEAGISPVLFTNGLFPTELADRLTPVVSNFVVNCNEPSLYTDGQAELLAANLRRIAASGARLTFSKNFSSQYCEYDYLLEACARYGVQSVRYDISRPSISAGNDHFTNDDTRRIISHIVRFVKACEERGVRTGLDCSVRLCDLRIEDRNYLERVSMKFSGVCHPSIDVHPDLSASYCLPMRDISVPDVTAFPSQDAVMWHFAERVRPIRKANVSTDCLECRDFMRRCQGGCMALRRASSPICREPDSDDGAKEEE; encoded by the coding sequence ATGATCAACATCTTCGTCACCTACCGGTGCAACCTCGCCTGCTCCTACTGCTTCGCCAGGGAGCTGCACGCCGAGTATCCCGAGGACCTGACCGAGGCCGATTTCGACCGGCTCCTGGAATGGATGGAGCGGGCACAGCTCCCGGCCGCGGCCTTCATCGGCGGCGAGCCGACCCTGCACCCGCTGCTCGCGTACATGATCGAGCGCACGGCCGAGGCGGGCATCTCGCCGGTGCTGTTCACCAATGGATTGTTCCCCACGGAGCTGGCGGACCGGCTCACGCCGGTGGTCTCCAACTTCGTGGTCAACTGCAATGAGCCGTCCTTGTACACTGATGGGCAGGCCGAGCTGCTGGCCGCGAACCTGAGGCGCATCGCGGCCTCCGGAGCCCGGCTGACCTTTTCGAAGAACTTCTCCAGCCAATACTGCGAATACGACTACCTGCTCGAGGCCTGCGCCCGATACGGGGTCCAGTCCGTGCGCTACGACATCTCCCGGCCATCCATCTCGGCGGGCAACGACCATTTCACCAACGACGACACCCGGCGGATCATCTCGCACATCGTCCGTTTCGTGAAGGCGTGCGAGGAGCGGGGCGTGCGCACCGGGCTTGATTGCAGCGTCCGATTGTGCGACCTCAGGATCGAGGATCGGAACTACCTCGAGCGGGTGTCCATGAAGTTCTCCGGGGTCTGCCATCCGTCCATCGACGTGCACCCGGACCTGTCCGCGTCCTATTGCCTGCCCATGCGGGACATCTCGGTGCCGGACGTGACCGCCTTCCCCAGCCAGGACGCGGTCATGTGGCATTTCGCCGAGCGGGTGCGGCCCATCCGCAAGGCCAACGTGTCCACCGACTGCCTGGAGTGCAGGGACTTCATGCGCCGCTGCCAGGGCGGGTGCATGGCCCTGCGCCGCGCATCAAGCCCGATCTGTCGCGAACCGGACTCCGACGACGGAGCCAAGGAAGAAGAATGA
- a CDS encoding molybdopterin-dependent oxidoreductase encodes MSQRKIVTTCTRDCPNSCGLIATVEDGRLVKLSGDPAHPLTGGVACHKTAKYIKRVYSAERITHPLRKVDGRWRRATWDEVLDLVADKLKSVVAESGPEAVLYYQGYGERTALKLLNKYFFNLLGGATTMRGSLCGGAGQGAQNLDFGERVSHDPLDHFNSKSMILWARNPVSTNISLVKIAKDIKKRGGRVVVIDPARSMSVNIATHHVRPKPGRDGCLAMAAAKLILEAGAEDRDFIENRAEGWAEYKAILDSFSVPELCALAGVPVTDAELLADTLMNQFPTSILLGWGLHRHEYAHYAIRPIDALGGIAGILGVSGGGVSQGFEEYGPYDQAWWGDHLHPDHRTLLIPRVGEEILSARDPEIRMIVVTAGNPVCMAPNADRILQGFNKAEMVVYSGHFMDDTAELADIFLPATTFLEEDDLMASYGHNFVGPVNRAIEPVGETKSEFQMFQELAARFPFALQYQRSADDWLRIICTPLWDQGTDLESVRKGPFRLEAPMVPYADGVFPTESGRFRFMTEFDPAALQREDPEYPYKLLTIAPHGYICSERTLAEHDALPTVVLNTAEAHRGGVLDGGHVVVRSPYGRLMALLKVDEAMRSDVLITERGGWNKAGHGFNLLTRDIPSIVGQGTPFYETRVTVEPCPQDGIIGSRVLVVQNSSQSPGGNFTKELARQGCLLTAILPTQGDPIPENADGYDRLVVLGGPQHAFDDQASPHFPALMRLMREFDRTGKPVAGICLGCQLLARAHGGAVWTLPELEFGFVRHALTGAGEQDPVLGQAGPVPPLMEFHEDSFDLPEGAELLVRGDSCANQCFKVGKASYGFQFHLEMDSLTADEWFDEFQRGDIDTYAQYRSQFTDEFFADTRSRFPLLIQQSADFCRNVAKNWLRLK; translated from the coding sequence ATGAGCCAACGTAAAATCGTCACCACCTGCACCCGCGACTGTCCCAACTCCTGCGGGCTCATAGCCACGGTCGAGGACGGGCGGCTGGTCAAGCTCTCGGGCGACCCGGCCCATCCCCTGACCGGCGGCGTGGCCTGCCACAAGACCGCCAAGTACATCAAGCGCGTGTACAGCGCCGAGCGGATCACCCATCCCCTGCGCAAGGTGGACGGGCGGTGGCGGCGGGCGACCTGGGACGAGGTCCTGGATCTGGTGGCCGACAAGCTCAAGTCCGTGGTGGCCGAGTCCGGCCCCGAGGCGGTCCTGTACTATCAGGGGTACGGCGAGCGCACGGCGTTGAAGCTCCTGAACAAGTATTTCTTCAACCTGCTCGGCGGGGCCACGACCATGCGCGGCTCCTTGTGCGGCGGGGCGGGGCAGGGTGCCCAGAACCTCGATTTCGGCGAGCGCGTGTCCCACGACCCGCTGGATCACTTCAACTCAAAATCCATGATCCTGTGGGCGCGCAACCCGGTCTCCACCAACATCTCCCTGGTCAAGATCGCCAAGGACATAAAGAAGCGCGGCGGCCGCGTGGTGGTCATCGACCCGGCGCGCAGCATGTCCGTGAACATCGCCACCCACCATGTGCGGCCCAAGCCCGGGCGCGACGGTTGCCTGGCCATGGCCGCGGCCAAGCTCATCCTCGAGGCCGGGGCCGAGGACCGCGATTTCATCGAGAACCGGGCCGAGGGCTGGGCCGAATACAAGGCGATCCTGGATTCCTTTTCCGTGCCCGAACTCTGCGCCCTGGCCGGGGTTCCGGTCACGGACGCCGAACTGTTGGCCGACACGCTCATGAATCAGTTCCCGACCTCCATCCTGCTCGGCTGGGGGCTGCACCGCCACGAGTACGCCCACTACGCCATCCGGCCCATCGACGCCCTGGGCGGCATCGCGGGCATCCTCGGGGTCTCCGGCGGCGGGGTCAGCCAGGGGTTCGAGGAATACGGCCCCTACGACCAGGCCTGGTGGGGCGACCATCTGCACCCGGATCACCGGACCCTGCTCATCCCCAGGGTGGGCGAGGAAATCCTGAGCGCCCGCGACCCGGAGATCCGCATGATCGTGGTCACGGCGGGCAACCCGGTGTGCATGGCCCCCAACGCGGACAGGATCCTCCAGGGGTTCAACAAGGCCGAGATGGTCGTCTATTCCGGCCATTTCATGGACGACACCGCCGAGTTGGCCGACATATTTCTGCCCGCCACCACCTTTCTTGAGGAAGACGACCTCATGGCAAGCTACGGCCACAACTTCGTGGGTCCGGTCAATCGGGCCATTGAGCCGGTGGGCGAGACCAAATCCGAATTCCAGATGTTCCAGGAGTTGGCCGCGCGGTTCCCGTTCGCCCTGCAGTACCAGCGGTCTGCGGACGACTGGCTGCGGATCATCTGCACGCCGCTCTGGGACCAGGGCACGGACCTCGAGAGCGTGCGCAAGGGCCCGTTCCGCCTGGAAGCGCCCATGGTGCCTTATGCGGACGGCGTGTTCCCCACCGAGTCCGGCAGGTTCCGGTTCATGACCGAGTTCGACCCGGCCGCGCTCCAGCGTGAGGACCCGGAATATCCCTACAAGCTCCTGACCATCGCGCCCCACGGCTACATCTGCTCCGAGCGCACCCTGGCCGAACACGACGCCCTGCCCACGGTCGTCCTGAACACGGCCGAGGCCCACAGGGGGGGGGTGCTCGACGGCGGCCACGTGGTCGTGCGCAGCCCCTACGGCAGGCTCATGGCCCTGCTCAAGGTGGACGAGGCCATGCGCAGCGACGTGCTCATCACCGAGCGCGGCGGATGGAACAAGGCGGGCCACGGGTTCAACCTCCTGACCAGGGACATCCCGTCCATCGTCGGCCAGGGCACTCCATTCTACGAGACGAGGGTCACGGTGGAGCCGTGCCCGCAGGACGGGATCATCGGCTCCAGGGTTCTGGTGGTTCAAAATTCCTCCCAGTCGCCCGGCGGCAACTTCACCAAGGAACTGGCCCGGCAGGGCTGCCTGTTGACCGCGATCCTGCCTACGCAAGGGGATCCGATCCCGGAGAACGCCGACGGCTATGACCGTCTTGTGGTCCTGGGCGGCCCGCAGCACGCCTTCGACGACCAGGCCTCGCCCCATTTCCCGGCATTGATGCGGCTCATGCGCGAGTTCGACAGGACGGGCAAGCCGGTGGCGGGCATCTGTCTCGGCTGCCAGCTTTTGGCGCGGGCCCACGGGGGCGCGGTCTGGACTCTGCCCGAACTGGAGTTCGGCTTTGTCCGCCACGCCCTGACCGGGGCGGGCGAACAGGACCCGGTCCTGGGCCAGGCCGGGCCGGTACCGCCGCTCATGGAGTTCCATGAGGACTCCTTCGATCTGCCCGAAGGAGCCGAACTGCTTGTGCGTGGAGACTCCTGCGCCAACCAGTGCTTCAAGGTCGGCAAGGCGTCCTACGGGTTCCAGTTCCATCTGGAAATGGATTCCCTGACCGCCGACGAATGGTTCGACGAGTTCCAGCGCGGCGATATCGACACCTACGCCCAATACCGCTCCCAGTTCACCGACGAATTCTTCGCAGACACCCGCAGCCGGTTTCCTCTGCTCATCCAGCAGTCCGCCGACTTCTGCCGCAACGTGGCCAAAAACTGGCTGCGGCTCAAGTAG